A genomic region of Leptotrichia hofstadii contains the following coding sequences:
- a CDS encoding ParA family protein: MKIISVINPKGGAGKTTSAINIAYALKNKDKRVLLIDTDPRGAIASYLDIRNDNTVFEALKECYDSLGMVDKEKYINKKNEVDVVISNIYFNQIDEFFKREGDESGQEQLKIFRDFFENFSEYDFIVIDTEGTVNNTVKGILNVTDYVFAPSKVSFIDTNGLRDLLEMMEIAKIDNPKIKLYKIFFVQVKENTKVFKKAHMEMKEILKEMYSDIYVREDANILNSMEKHKDIFSFKKSSNAAIDYKNLVNEFLYNEIYINEG, from the coding sequence ATGAAAATAATTAGTGTGATTAACCCAAAAGGTGGAGCAGGAAAGACGACAAGTGCAATAAATATTGCATATGCCTTAAAAAATAAGGATAAAAGAGTTTTATTAATTGATACAGATCCAAGAGGAGCGATAGCTTCGTATCTTGATATAAGAAATGATAATACGGTTTTTGAAGCGTTAAAGGAGTGCTATGATAGTTTGGGAATGGTTGATAAGGAAAAGTATATAAATAAAAAAAATGAAGTGGATGTAGTAATCAGCAATATTTATTTTAATCAAATTGATGAATTTTTTAAAAGGGAAGGAGATGAAAGTGGACAGGAGCAACTGAAAATATTTAGAGATTTTTTTGAAAACTTTAGTGAATATGACTTTATAGTAATTGATACAGAAGGGACTGTAAATAATACAGTCAAAGGAATTTTAAATGTAACAGACTATGTTTTTGCACCTTCAAAAGTTTCGTTTATAGATACGAATGGACTTAGGGATTTGCTTGAAATGATGGAGATTGCAAAAATTGACAATCCCAAAATTAAACTTTATAAAATATTTTTTGTACAAGTAAAGGAAAATACAAAAGTTTTTAAAAAGGCACATATGGAAATGAAAGAGATTTTAAAAGAAATGTATTCGGATATTTATGTGAGAGAAGATGCAAATATATTAAATTCGATGGAAAAGCATAAAGATATATTTAGCTTTAAGAAGAGCAGTAATGCGGCAATAGATTATAAAAATTTAGTGAATGAATTTTTGTATAATGAAATTTATATAAATGAAGGATAG
- a CDS encoding VirB3 family type IV secretion system protein — MKLKVYKSLLDVKMVMGLPYKVFISLVLLTGIIFLIFRHWVIFIPAGAIYILCAVMSVKDPMTLELIIEHYKTERYLNP; from the coding sequence ATGAAATTAAAAGTGTATAAATCTTTGCTGGATGTGAAGATGGTAATGGGGTTGCCATATAAGGTTTTTATATCGCTAGTATTATTAACAGGAATTATATTTTTAATATTCAGGCACTGGGTAATTTTTATACCGGCAGGGGCAATATATATTCTATGTGCAGTTATGTCAGTAAAGGATCCGATGACGTTGGAATTGATAATAGAGCATTACAAGACTGAAAGATATTTAAATCCTTAA
- a CDS encoding type IV secretory system conjugative DNA transfer family protein: MDKKYKPLRNTKPVKWIFAIIMFISVNITGLMIVSTNYMEELEKVNNYTTFAKIRRLIKPVIIDKKNQYMYFPSENWEMVMEKTPRLTSQFQLGMCFIFISSLIILTMPYWKKKKLKSHGDAEFGTYDDLKKNKKKPSDVDFLSGNENGFVIGYVKTLSGKLKLLYDTSMIHIALFLPTRGGKGVGYIIPSLIAGLKRISTFISDIKKENYELTSWYRAKILKHRILKFEPMSELSNSYNFLSEVRYGTNYEIEDCRIIGTMIVGEDESKDPFWGDSAKDTISTLTGYVHYREVSSRPEEDPDITDVRVSLNDVISIITNTENSLYRMFAKYLGKPMEEDEYEDEMSKDFILKEKTIERLRKIYTDEESIKALNKGLHPFVAKQFGYLLQNTGENTFKSITSTAKTKLQVFEIPSVVKNIGKSDFRAMDLVNGDNPVDLYFVIKPKDIDLLAPLVRIMYIQLTNLLMESLSKKNFNITFLMDELNAYGKMKALVKGLGYYAGFGIKMVGIFQGLDQLNSTYDKQGKEVLNGCQIQIFGRPNDEAAPDYISKTLGKETIRVKSRNIGLKGGGNVSEQGKDLLSPSETRLLPDRKAVVITGYKKPLLLDKLYYYEYPELLKRTQHQPVFFKDGYVIFEAMKGMYEYKHTFKMIEEDFYDDIKYEKIIEKVRKKYKSKKIG; this comes from the coding sequence ATGGACAAGAAATATAAGCCGCTCAGAAATACGAAGCCTGTAAAATGGATTTTTGCAATAATAATGTTTATTTCAGTAAATATAACAGGTTTAATGATAGTATCAACAAACTATATGGAAGAACTGGAAAAAGTTAATAATTATACTACTTTTGCAAAAATACGTAGATTAATAAAACCTGTAATTATTGATAAAAAGAATCAGTATATGTATTTTCCATCTGAAAACTGGGAAATGGTAATGGAAAAAACTCCTAGATTAACTTCGCAGTTTCAATTAGGTATGTGCTTTATATTTATTAGCTCGTTAATTATTTTGACAATGCCGTACTGGAAAAAAAAGAAGCTGAAATCACACGGAGATGCTGAATTTGGAACATATGATGATTTGAAGAAAAATAAGAAAAAGCCGTCAGATGTAGATTTTTTAAGTGGCAATGAAAATGGTTTTGTTATTGGATATGTAAAAACTTTATCAGGGAAATTAAAATTACTCTATGATACGTCAATGATACATATTGCCCTGTTCTTGCCAACAAGAGGAGGAAAAGGTGTGGGATATATTATTCCAAGCCTTATAGCAGGACTGAAAAGAATATCAACCTTTATTTCTGACATAAAGAAGGAAAACTATGAGCTTACGAGCTGGTACAGAGCAAAGATATTGAAGCACAGGATATTAAAGTTTGAGCCAATGAGCGAACTTTCAAACAGTTATAACTTTTTATCGGAAGTACGGTATGGAACAAATTACGAGATTGAAGATTGCAGAATAATTGGAACAATGATTGTTGGGGAAGATGAGAGCAAGGATCCATTTTGGGGAGACAGTGCAAAAGATACAATTTCCACTTTAACTGGTTATGTTCATTATAGGGAAGTAAGCAGCCGTCCTGAAGAAGATCCTGATATAACGGATGTTAGAGTTTCACTAAACGATGTAATATCAATAATTACTAATACTGAAAATTCTTTGTATAGAATGTTTGCAAAATATCTTGGAAAGCCTATGGAAGAAGATGAATACGAGGATGAAATGTCAAAAGATTTTATTCTGAAGGAAAAAACAATTGAAAGGCTTAGAAAAATATATACTGATGAAGAATCAATTAAAGCATTAAACAAAGGATTGCACCCCTTTGTTGCAAAACAGTTCGGATATTTATTGCAAAATACAGGAGAAAATACGTTCAAGTCTATTACTTCAACGGCAAAGACTAAATTGCAGGTATTTGAAATTCCTTCGGTTGTAAAAAATATAGGAAAGTCTGATTTTAGGGCAATGGACTTGGTTAATGGCGATAATCCTGTAGATTTATACTTTGTAATAAAACCAAAAGATATAGATTTGTTAGCTCCGTTAGTACGGATAATGTATATTCAGCTGACAAATTTATTAATGGAAAGTTTAAGTAAGAAAAATTTTAACATAACGTTTTTAATGGATGAACTGAATGCCTATGGCAAGATGAAGGCTCTTGTAAAAGGGCTTGGGTACTATGCAGGATTTGGAATAAAGATGGTTGGAATATTTCAAGGGCTTGATCAGTTAAATTCGACATACGATAAACAGGGGAAAGAGGTGTTAAATGGATGTCAGATTCAAATATTTGGTAGGCCAAACGATGAAGCTGCACCTGACTATATTTCAAAGACACTCGGCAAAGAAACAATCAGGGTAAAAAGTAGAAATATTGGGCTAAAAGGGGGAGGAAACGTTTCAGAGCAGGGAAAGGATTTATTAAGTCCTTCAGAAACAAGACTGCTGCCTGACAGAAAGGCAGTTGTAATTACAGGATATAAAAAACCTTTATTATTAGATAAGCTCTATTACTACGAATATCCTGAACTGCTAAAAAGGACACAGCACCAGCCAGTATTCTTTAAGGACGGATATGTAATATTTGAAGCAATGAAGGGGATGTATGAATACAAGCATACATTTAAGATGATAGAGGAAGATTTTTATGATGATATAAAATATGAAAAAATTATTGAAAAGGTAAGAAAAAAGTATAAATCAAAAAAAATAGGATAG
- a CDS encoding type IV secretion system protein, translated as MDLKRINRKRDIFKLRTDVKREKGSFEKRAETLFELAETNAKLKKGLGISIVINHILILALVFFVLRTNIKVFLVQVDKTTGAPMEVNVLTKSNLKVGEKETKYFISKFILDVRTLPKDTTYYDNKLKENSFFLTQNSQKKLDAMIQETGTIQMLADKITTNVNIVSANKLTNTSNTYQVRWKEKQFSETGMEMQDTSYLGVFTVEYVNEKNEELVAKNPLGIIIKDFTISRENN; from the coding sequence TTGGATTTAAAAAGAATAAATAGAAAAAGAGATATTTTTAAATTAAGGACTGATGTCAAAAGAGAAAAGGGAAGTTTTGAAAAAAGGGCTGAAACTTTGTTTGAACTTGCAGAAACGAATGCAAAGTTAAAAAAGGGATTAGGAATAAGCATAGTTATCAACCATATATTAATTTTAGCATTAGTATTCTTTGTTTTGAGAACGAATATAAAGGTATTTCTTGTTCAGGTTGATAAAACGACAGGAGCTCCAATGGAAGTAAATGTGTTGACAAAATCCAATTTAAAAGTTGGGGAGAAGGAAACAAAATATTTCATATCAAAATTTATTTTGGATGTAAGAACTCTTCCAAAGGACACGACATATTATGATAATAAATTAAAGGAAAATTCTTTTTTCTTAACACAAAATTCACAAAAAAAATTGGATGCGATGATTCAGGAAACGGGAACAATACAAATGCTTGCAGATAAAATCACAACGAATGTAAATATAGTCTCAGCTAACAAACTTACAAATACTTCAAATACTTATCAAGTCAGATGGAAGGAAAAGCAGTTTTCTGAAACAGGAATGGAAATGCAGGATACAAGTTATCTTGGAGTATTTACTGTGGAATATGTGAATGAAAAAAATGAGGAACTGGTTGCTAAAAATCCATTGGGGATAATAATAAAGGATTTTACAATTTCGAGAGAAAATAATTAG
- a CDS encoding TrbI/VirB10 family protein, giving the protein MVNKNDYFETSEDDFTEQKEEEISLEDEGTGTIKNSKIKIEEFFDKKKVAILVCIILALIFVSIYFANQAKKNEKPKEQEKMESISTGTGLDIKDAVDTQNQNAQIPEDVTQDGVANINTTTDGTGTPSLSQYDSQLGSEYNNDNLDSNYGSSSSSFSDISEDKNSNSSTVSEEKSKEWRKSAIGFNKGVSTQTPQTTEQYQEQQQQQVPQNVQQQNENDTDQNKQKSKSLFLKQKQDSFYSTNLKNPAIGKYELKTGSFIPAVLVTAINSDLPGDVIAQVRENVYDYRTGKYILIPMGTKIVGKYDSSITYGQNRVLLIWQRLVFPNGSTLVLDNMQGVDLLGNAGLKGKTNNHFWKLMRSVLLSSAINMASGSLESLDVNIEAGSRSRVNIGTGASDAAQNIRSIGERMVEKDLNRQPTIEIKRGKKFNIFVSKDIILSPYRK; this is encoded by the coding sequence TTGGTAAATAAGAATGACTATTTTGAAACTTCTGAAGATGATTTTACCGAACAGAAGGAAGAGGAAATATCGCTTGAGGATGAGGGGACAGGAACGATAAAAAATTCAAAGATAAAAATAGAAGAATTTTTTGATAAGAAAAAAGTTGCTATCCTAGTCTGCATAATTTTGGCTTTAATTTTTGTAAGCATATATTTTGCAAATCAGGCTAAAAAGAATGAGAAGCCGAAGGAACAAGAAAAAATGGAATCAATATCAACTGGAACAGGACTGGATATAAAGGATGCAGTAGATACTCAAAATCAAAATGCCCAAATTCCTGAAGATGTAACGCAGGATGGAGTGGCAAATATAAATACGACTACTGATGGAACTGGAACGCCTAGCTTATCACAGTATGATTCTCAGCTAGGTTCAGAATACAATAACGACAATCTTGATTCAAATTATGGTTCAAGCTCATCATCGTTTTCAGATATTTCAGAAGATAAAAATTCCAATAGTTCAACAGTCTCGGAAGAAAAAAGCAAGGAGTGGAGAAAATCTGCAATAGGATTTAATAAGGGAGTTTCAACACAAACTCCGCAAACAACAGAACAGTATCAGGAACAACAACAGCAACAAGTTCCTCAGAATGTGCAACAGCAAAATGAAAATGACACAGATCAGAATAAACAGAAGTCAAAGTCCTTATTCCTGAAGCAAAAGCAGGACAGCTTCTATTCGACTAATTTAAAAAATCCTGCAATAGGAAAATATGAGTTAAAGACAGGGAGCTTTATTCCAGCTGTTCTTGTAACGGCAATCAACTCTGATTTGCCAGGAGATGTGATTGCTCAGGTTAGAGAAAATGTTTATGACTACCGTACTGGAAAGTATATTTTAATTCCTATGGGTACAAAAATAGTTGGAAAATATGACAGCAGTATAACGTATGGACAGAACAGGGTTTTGTTGATATGGCAAAGACTGGTTTTTCCAAATGGATCAACACTTGTGCTTGATAATATGCAGGGAGTGGATTTACTGGGTAATGCTGGACTGAAAGGGAAAACTAACAACCATTTCTGGAAACTTATGAGAAGTGTGCTGTTATCTTCTGCCATAAATATGGCTTCAGGCTCGCTTGAAAGTCTTGATGTAAATATTGAAGCTGGTAGCAGGTCAAGAGTGAATATTGGTACAGGAGCTTCAGATGCGGCACAGAATATTAGAAGCATTGGGGAAAGAATGGTTGAAAAGGATTTGAATAGACAGCCTACAATTGAGATAAAAAGAGGTAAAAAATTTAATATCTTTGTAAGCAAGGATATAATTTTATCTCCATACAGGAAATAA
- a CDS encoding MobA/MobL family protein, with amino-acid sequence MKKSKRGSKYIPPTAHLDYINRDEKYGKKEDLLFKEVRNLPEEFSDIKDFWKCAETYERKNSNLYRELEISLPREFTPEENKKIVDNFCENLFGKEYVYNYAMHNPKSFDGDMQPHVHIMFFERKIDDIKRGKDKYFKRYNSKNIEKGGWRKDKKWNEKSTLKSIRKEWETFLNFELEKKGLEKVSAKSLKDQKRDAENNNDYKKVYELNREAINIDGKILYRKESELSDKEKVKKRIFNKSRILKTGTDLMKKLLEKLKKLEKEYENLKKDKIGDLENLERLRGLEESVRDIKKKMSKDKIENTVYNLMTDKKYYKFLNENKKIDKELKNIKDKNRIKYLKITKEKNLKNLESLRNEIQNDWKKKYIFDKRVENIREKYLRKIANFEDEKDTIYENLKGKNVKYNDEKKGLYDINHLQFIYEKDGLKEINKIEKELKKLVKELDKNEEVVSQKTLIKDKYSNYEFSKLEKDIAESKIKIEGLQKELNKNLDISEQKYYLDWLKREVKIKEDYEARKENIEIKIQKKLQDELLKNGNSKVQEREKIQKIIKNIEAIKVLDKKKRLSEKRQGSIKKWNRKKKSKSLNGANYDKNLGGISGDFRMEDMEVLDELER; translated from the coding sequence ATGAAAAAAAGTAAAAGAGGAAGTAAATATATTCCGCCTACTGCACATTTAGACTATATAAATAGAGATGAAAAATATGGTAAAAAAGAGGATTTACTTTTTAAGGAAGTAAGGAATCTTCCTGAAGAGTTTAGCGATATTAAAGACTTTTGGAAATGTGCAGAAACTTATGAGAGAAAAAATTCTAATCTGTACAGGGAACTTGAAATTTCATTGCCTAGAGAGTTTACTCCTGAAGAAAATAAAAAGATAGTAGATAATTTTTGTGAAAATCTTTTTGGAAAAGAATATGTGTATAATTATGCAATGCACAATCCCAAAAGTTTTGATGGAGATATGCAACCACACGTGCATATAATGTTCTTTGAAAGAAAAATTGATGATATTAAAAGGGGTAAGGATAAGTATTTTAAGAGATATAATTCTAAAAATATAGAAAAAGGTGGCTGGAGAAAAGATAAAAAATGGAATGAGAAAAGTACATTAAAAAGTATAAGAAAAGAATGGGAAACATTTTTAAATTTTGAACTTGAAAAGAAAGGACTTGAGAAAGTAAGTGCAAAATCGTTAAAGGATCAGAAAAGGGATGCGGAAAATAATAATGATTATAAAAAAGTTTATGAATTAAATCGTGAAGCCATAAATATTGACGGCAAAATTTTGTATAGAAAAGAAAGTGAACTAAGTGATAAGGAAAAAGTTAAGAAGAGAATATTTAATAAAAGCAGAATTTTAAAAACTGGAACAGATTTAATGAAAAAATTACTTGAAAAATTGAAAAAACTGGAAAAAGAGTATGAAAATTTAAAAAAGGATAAAATAGGAGATTTAGAAAATTTGGAAAGACTGAGGGGGTTAGAAGAAAGTGTAAGGGATATAAAAAAGAAAATGTCAAAAGATAAAATTGAGAATACTGTGTACAACTTGATGACAGATAAAAAGTACTATAAATTTCTGAATGAGAACAAAAAAATTGACAAGGAACTAAAAAATATAAAAGATAAAAATAGAATAAAATATTTAAAAATTACAAAAGAAAAGAATTTAAAAAATTTAGAAAGTTTAAGAAATGAAATTCAGAACGACTGGAAAAAGAAGTATATTTTTGATAAAAGAGTTGAAAATATTAGGGAAAAATATTTAAGAAAAATTGCAAATTTTGAAGATGAAAAAGATACGATATATGAAAATTTAAAAGGGAAAAACGTTAAATACAATGATGAAAAAAAAGGACTGTATGATATAAATCATTTGCAATTTATTTATGAAAAAGATGGACTGAAAGAGATAAATAAAATTGAAAAAGAACTAAAAAAATTAGTAAAAGAGTTAGATAAAAATGAGGAAGTAGTCAGTCAGAAAACTTTGATAAAAGATAAATATTCAAATTATGAATTTTCAAAATTGGAGAAAGATATTGCGGAAAGTAAAATTAAAATAGAAGGGCTGCAAAAAGAACTTAACAAAAATTTGGATATAAGTGAACAAAAATATTACTTGGACTGGTTAAAAAGGGAAGTAAAAATAAAGGAAGATTATGAAGCAAGAAAAGAAAATATTGAAATAAAAATTCAAAAAAAATTACAGGATGAACTTTTAAAAAATGGTAATTCCAAAGTTCAGGAAAGGGAAAAAATTCAAAAAATTATAAAGAATATAGAAGCCATAAAAGTATTGGATAAGAAAAAAAGATTGTCTGAAAAACGACAAGGAAGCATAAAAAAATGGAACAGGAAAAAGAAAAGTAAAAGTTTAAACGGTGCAAATTATGATAAAAATTTAGGAGGTATAAGTGGTGATTTTAGAATGGAAGATATGGAAGTTTTGGATGAGTTGGAAAGGTAA
- a CDS encoding helix-turn-helix domain-containing protein has protein sequence MSLELEKIYTVKEVAEYGRCTPQYIYKLIKRKKVKVILFGGYKIKESEVKRIFG, from the coding sequence ATGTCTTTAGAACTAGAAAAAATTTATACAGTAAAAGAAGTTGCTGAATATGGTAGATGTACACCACAATATATTTATAAATTGATAAAAAGAAAAAAAGTTAAAGTGATTTTATTTGGAGGTTATAAAATAAAAGAGTCTGAAGTAAAAAGAATCTTTGGATAA
- a CDS encoding TrbG/VirB9 family P-type conjugative transfer protein — translation MTKNKLKKFNRKILSMLLLILMSVNVFANDGNAKDNITVDVVKNSKKIFDDDGILSGKKDAIKKTAVIFNYAENSIYEVYSKPDYLTTLRLAPNEKVVFKAGGDTERWMIEEATGGKENRTYIYIKPLEEDIKTNINIVTDKHSYFINIESTNGEYNPLVEWQYPNERKILMDEYEANTESIGTTDLMKLNYRYSWNKNSKLSPVQVFDNGEKTFIVLKSNLQEMPAFYVKGLDNQLSLVNIKIEGRNVMINNVVKEIYMTLGKNTLKIYNQKK, via the coding sequence ATGACAAAGAACAAGTTAAAAAAATTTAATAGAAAAATATTATCAATGCTGCTTTTGATATTGATGTCGGTTAATGTTTTTGCAAATGATGGAAATGCAAAAGACAATATTACAGTAGACGTAGTAAAGAATAGTAAGAAAATATTTGATGATGACGGAATATTAAGTGGAAAAAAGGATGCAATTAAAAAGACAGCCGTTATATTTAATTATGCAGAAAACAGCATATATGAAGTCTATTCCAAGCCAGACTATTTAACAACTTTAAGGCTTGCTCCAAATGAAAAAGTGGTATTTAAGGCTGGTGGAGATACAGAACGTTGGATGATTGAAGAGGCGACAGGTGGAAAAGAAAATAGGACATATATATACATAAAGCCGCTTGAAGAAGATATAAAGACTAACATAAATATAGTTACAGACAAGCATAGTTACTTTATTAATATTGAATCCACAAATGGAGAATATAATCCTTTAGTTGAGTGGCAATATCCAAATGAGAGAAAAATATTAATGGATGAATATGAGGCTAATACGGAAAGTATTGGTACAACGGACTTAATGAAACTGAATTACAGATATTCATGGAACAAGAACTCAAAGCTTTCTCCAGTTCAAGTGTTTGACAACGGAGAAAAGACATTCATAGTATTAAAGTCAAATTTGCAGGAAATGCCAGCTTTTTATGTAAAAGGTTTGGATAACCAATTATCCTTAGTTAACATAAAAATTGAAGGACGCAATGTTATGATTAACAATGTTGTAAAAGAAATATATATGACGCTTGGAAAAAATACGTTGAAGATATATAACCAGAAAAAATAG
- a CDS encoding ATPase, T2SS/T4P/T4SS family: MTESEKYELQKQAQIDFVNERLSALKEYMEDDDITEIMLNPDGYVWVESYERGMYKTNTYLNEMEGYKIIQVLASYNSKIISEKNPRLSGNLPNSDRFQGAAKGITKGIPVFTIRKRPKKIFTLDDYLAMGSITEFQKNFLTEAILNKKNIVVSGGTGTGKTTFTNALVDYLKEVDRIRNTVERIYIIEEVEEIICNKENVLRVFVTEDVSALELSKDALRHRPDRIIQGELRYGEEAEEILKNWNTGHSGGFTTVHSDGAEETLERLEELLMEVDRNPRQPLIGRSVDVIVNIIRTTENGKTVRKVNKIIKVNGFNKKTKEYEIEEVG; the protein is encoded by the coding sequence ATGACGGAAAGTGAAAAATATGAACTTCAGAAGCAGGCACAAATAGACTTTGTAAATGAAAGGCTGTCAGCATTGAAGGAATATATGGAAGATGACGACATTACGGAAATAATGCTAAATCCTGATGGGTATGTATGGGTGGAATCATATGAAAGGGGAATGTATAAGACAAATACATACCTGAATGAAATGGAAGGATACAAAATTATTCAGGTGCTTGCTTCATATAACTCAAAGATAATTTCTGAAAAAAATCCAAGACTTTCTGGAAACTTGCCAAATTCTGACAGATTTCAAGGAGCCGCAAAAGGAATTACTAAAGGGATTCCAGTATTTACAATAAGGAAAAGGCCTAAAAAAATATTTACACTCGATGATTATTTAGCAATGGGTTCAATTACAGAATTTCAGAAAAATTTTCTTACAGAAGCCATTTTAAATAAAAAGAATATAGTTGTATCGGGCGGAACTGGTACAGGAAAGACAACATTTACTAATGCTCTTGTGGATTATTTAAAGGAAGTGGACAGAATCAGGAATACTGTTGAAAGAATATACATTATTGAGGAAGTTGAGGAAATTATTTGCAATAAGGAAAACGTGTTAAGAGTTTTTGTAACTGAGGATGTTTCTGCACTGGAATTATCAAAGGATGCACTTAGACACAGGCCAGACAGGATTATTCAGGGAGAGCTTAGATATGGAGAAGAAGCTGAGGAGATACTTAAAAACTGGAATACTGGACATAGCGGAGGATTTACAACAGTCCATTCAGACGGGGCAGAAGAAACTTTGGAAAGACTGGAAGAGCTGTTAATGGAAGTTGACAGGAATCCAAGACAGCCACTTATAGGGCGTTCCGTAGACGTAATTGTAAATATCATAAGAACGACTGAAAATGGTAAAACTGTAAGAAAGGTAAATAAGATAATTAAAGTAAACGGCTTTAATAAAAAGACAAAGGAATATGAAATTGAGGAGGTAGGATAA